From Solibacillus sp. FSL W7-1464:
ATAATGCGCTAATAGATCGTGTCAGCAGTAAATTTTCAACATTGAATAATGTTGTTAAAGGAGGAAGATAGCGATGTCGATTTTTCATAGCATGAATACGACAGCTTCTGCATTAACCTCGCAGCGATTACGAATGGATGTCATTTCCTCCAATATTGCCAATGTCGATACAACGCGAGCAAAGCAGGTAAATGGAGAATGGGAGCCATACCGTAAAAAATCAGTCACATTAAAAGAGCAGCAAGGACAATTTTCCAGCTTTTTAAATATGGCAATCGGAAAAACGGTGAAAAGCGGTGTTGGTGCCGGTGTTAAAGTTAGTTCAATTAAAGAAGATACGGAAACACCTTTTAAATTAGCCTATGATCCATCACATCCTGATGCGAATGCGGAAGGCTATGTGCAAATGTCGAATGTTGATGTATTAAAGGAAATGGTTGATCTGATTTCGGCGAGCCGCTCTTATGAAGCGAATGTCACTGCTTTTAATGCAAACAAGAACATGCTGACAAAAGCATTAGAAATCGGGAAAGGATGATATAAATGGCGATAAACCCAATAACGTTCATGTCTCCCGCACAACCAATGAATGAAATAAATGTTCAGAATCAACTGACTCCTGCAAATGCCCAACAGCAATTTGCAGACACATTAAAAGAAGCGATTGCAAGTGTCAATGAACATCAAAAAACATCAGATACAATGACACAAAAATTAATTAACGGTGGAGATGTTGATTTATTTGAAGTAATGATTGCTGCACAAAAAGCAAGTGTTACTTTAAACACAACAATTGAAGTTCGTAATAAAGCTGTGGAAGCTTATCAAGAAATTATGCGTATGAGTGTGTAATGATTTGGAAAACGACTGACAAATTGTTGGGCATTCACTTTAAGCGGAGGATTCATAATGAATGAACGACTTACAAAAATTAAAAGCGACTCGACCGGTTTCTGGAAAAGTCGCACTAAAAACCAAAAAGGGGCATTACTCGGGGCGTTTGTTGCTGTTGTTGCAGTTGCAGCAATAATCACATATTTCTCAACCCGTACGACAATGGCCCCTTTATTTCCGGAGATGTCTCAAGCTGAAGTCGGAAGAATTACGGAAGTACTTACTTCTCAAGGTGTAACGTATGAAGTAACAAATGGCGGAACGGTAATTTTAGTTCCGGAAAATCAAGTGCAGGATTTACAAGTGTCTTTAGCAGCCCAGGGTTATCCTGATTCTGGGGAAATTGACACGTCTTTTTTTACATCTAACGCAGGCTTTGGTATGACAGATAATGAATTTAACGTAATTAAACAAGCGACAATCGAAACAGATCTAGCGAATTTAGTTCGGAAATTCGAAGGAGTCAAAGATGCAAGTGTGATGATTTCTTTACCTGAAGAAGGTGTGTTTCTAAAAGATGCCAAAGGTGAAGCTAAGGCAGCCATAGTATTGAATACAGCACCTGGACACAAATTCTCGGACGATCAGATTAAAGGATTATTTAATTTAGTATCGATGAGCATTCCGAATTTACCTAAAGAAAATATTACAATCATGAACCAGTATTCTGAATACTATGATCTGGCTTCAGCCGAAAGCGGTGGCGGCGGAATCGATTCAGTTACCGGACAAATGGAAGTGAAGAAAACGATTGAGCGTGACTTGCAGCGCCAAGTGCAGCAAATGCTCGGTACGTTGATCGGTCCGGATAAAGTTGTAGTAAATGTATCGGCTGATATTGACTTTAAAAAAGAAAATCGTGAAGAAAACTTAATCCGACCTGTTGATGAGGAAAATATGGCAGGTATTGAAATAAGTGCCCAACGTATTACGGAAACATACTCGGGCGGTACTGCAGGAGCGGCAGAAGGTACTACTGAAGCCGGAAGTGTAACAGATAACTTTGTAGATTACGTGGAAGGAACAAACGGTGACGGAGATTATGAACGTGTAGAAGAGACGATCAACAATGATGTGAACCGAATTCGCCGTGAAATACAGGAAAGTCCTTACAAAATTCGTAATTTGGGTATTCAAGTAATGGTAGATCCTCCAAGTACAGAAGAGGGATTTGACCAAGGTGTTCGTACAGACATTGAACAAATTTTATCGACAATTGTCCGTACATCGATTGATCAAGAAGCTGCCGGTAACCTGACAGACGAAGATATTGCGAACCGCATTGTCGTGTCTGTGCAACAATTCCAAGGAAATGATGCAGCGGAAGATCAGCCGCAATCGGTTATTCCATGGTGGGTATGGGTAATTGGCGGTATATTAGTTGTTGCGATTATATTACTTGTTGTTAGCATGTTGCGTGCACGCCGTCGCAAGCAAGATGAAGAAGAACAGGAAATTTTAGAACAGCAACAGCAGTTAATTGAAATAGAAGATATTTCCGAAGAAAAAGAAACTGAAGCGACTGTACGCCGTAAGCAATTAGAAAAAATGGCTAAAGATAAGCCGGAAGATTTTGCGAAATTATTGCGTAGCTGGATTGCTGAAGACTAATAGGAGGTTCCGCTGTGTCCAAGAAAGATAAAGACCTATCAGGAAAGCAAAAGGCTGCTTTACTGTTGATTTCTCTAGGACCGGAAGTTTCGGCTTCTGTATATAAGCATTTAAGTGAAGAGGAAATTGAGCGTTTAACACTGGAAATTTCAAGTGTGAAAAAAGTGGAATCGACTGTCAAAGAAGAAATTATAGAAGAATTTCATCAAATTGCACTCGCACAGGACTATATAACGCAAGGCGGTATCGGTTATGCGAAGACGGTTCTCGAAAAAGCATTAGGTGCTGAACAGGCCCAGGCGATATTGAATCGTCTAACTTCATCATTACAAGTAAGACCATTTGATTTTGCGAGAAAAGCAGATCCGGCACAAATCTTCAATTTTATCCAAAATGAACATCCTCAAACGATTGCCCTTATACTCTCTTATTTAGAGCCAGGGCAGGCAGGGGTTATTCTCTCTTCGTTACCACAGGAAGTTCAAGCGGATATAGCGAAGCGTATCGCCATTATGGAATCGACGTCTCCGGAAGTCATCAGTGAAATTGAATCGGTATTAGAGCGAAAACTATCATCTACTGTAACACAGGACTACACAGAAACTGGTGGCGTAGATGCAGTCGTGGAAGTATTGAATGGTGTTGACCGTCAAACAGAGAAAACGATTCTGGATGCGCTCGAAATTCAAGACCCTGAACTTGCCGAAGAAATTAAAAAGCGCATGTTTGTGTTTGAAGATATCGTTACACTCGATAATCGTTCAATCCAGCGTGTTATTCGTGACTGTGAAAACGAGGACTTATTATTGTCGATGAAAGTTTCTTCAGATGAGGTAAAAGATATTATTTTCCGCAATATGTCCCAACGTATGGCGGATACATTCCGTGAAGAAATGGATATTATGGGTCCTGTACGTTTACGAGATGTGGAAGAAGCACAGTCTCGAATTGTAGCGGTTATCCGACGTTTGGAAGATGCAGGTGAAATTATTATTGCACGTGGCGGAGGAGATGATGTAATTGTCTAAAATCATCCGTTCAACAAATGCACAGCAGCCTGAAGATTCATCAATTGTAGAAATTAAACTTCAAAATTTTTTCGAACCGATTCATTATGGGAAAACGGAAGATGAACAACTAGAGGAATTGTCACAACAAAAATCAATAGATATTGAAGCAGAACGTCAGCAATTGCTGGAACAGGCAAATTATGAAATTGAACAGCAAAAAGCCCAATTCGAGCAATATCGAACAGAGCAGCTTGCTGCAATTGAAGCATTAAAGCAATCTTGGGAAGAAGAAAAACTCATTCTTCAGCAGGAAGCTTATGACGCCGGTTTTGCGCAAGGGTATGAGGATGGCGTACAAAAGGCAAATGCAAATATGCAGCAGTCTATACAAGCGGCAAACGAGACGATGGCAAATGCACAAAAAAATGCAGCATCCTATATCGAGTCCCAGGAGGCAGTCCTTTTGGATCTTGCATTAACAGCTGCAGAACGTATCATCCACACAACACTGGATCGTGAAGATGAAATATTCGTTTCGATTGTACGACGCGGTTTGAAAGAAGCACGTGAAATGAAAGAGATTAAATTATACGTCTCGCCAAAGTATCATCCGATTGTGACAGAGCACCAAAAGGAATTGGCGGAAATGTTTCCGGTAAATGTTCCATTTATGGTATTTGTCAATGAAGATTTACTGGATTCGGAAAGTTATATCGAAACAAATCATGGACGCATCGTCGTTTCAATAGATGAACAATTGCAGGAACTTCGCAGACAGTTATACGAACTAATCGAAAGTAAGGAATGATAAGGATGAAAATGACTCAATTAGTTGAACAGATTCCTAATCTTAATACATTTAAAAAGTATGGTAGAGTGACGAGAGTTGTCGGCTTGATGATTGAGTCCCAAGGTCCTGAAAGTTCCATCGGTGACGTATGTAAAATCCATATTCAAACATCAAAGAACGGTCCGCAAGTTATGTTGGCAGAAGTAGTAGGGTTTAAAGATGAAATCGTGATTTTAATGCCCTATTCTTCGCTGAAGGAGATTTCGATTGGCTGTCTTGTTGAGGGGACTGGCTCACCGCTCGAAGTGAAAGTAGGTCCTGAACTGATAGGAAAAGTACTCGATGCAATGGGGAACCCATTTGATGGACAACCATTGCCAAAAGGGTTAATGACGGTACCAACGGAAAAGGAGCCGCCAAATCCTTTAAGTCGTCCGCCGATCAACGAACAGTTAGAGGTAGGAGTTAAAGCGATTGACGGAATGCTTACAGTTGGCAGCGGTCAGCGTGTAGGTATATTTGCAGGATCGGGAGTCGGAAAAAGTACATTACTTGGTATGATCGCCCGAAACACGGAAGCAGATATTAATGTCATTGCGCTTGTAGGAGAACGTGGACGTGAAGTACGGGAATTTATCGAACGAGATTTAGGTCCGGAAGGGTTGCAACGGTCGGTTGTCGTAGCAGCTACGAGTGATCAGCCGGCATTAATGCGCATTAAAGCGGCATTTACCGCAACAGCCATTGCAGAATATTTCAGGGACCACGGCAGGAATGTCATGCTGATGATGGATTCCGTAACACGTGTTGCGATGGCGCAGCGCGAAATCGGACTTGCAATCGGCGAACCGCCTGCAACAAGAGGGTATACACCTTCCGTTTTTGCAATATTACCAACATTGCTGGAACGGTCAGGGACAAATATACATGGAACAATTACCGCGTTTTATACAGTGCTTGTAGATGGTGATGATATGAATGAACCAATTGCAGATGCGGTACGGGGGATATTGGACGGTCATATTGTACTGGACCGGAATCTTGCCAATAAAGGACAGTATCCGGCAATCAATGTATTAAAAAGTGTAAGCCGTTTAATGAATCATATTGCACAGCCTGAGCATGTCCGTGCAGCGAGCCGTTTGCGGGAATTATACTACAGCTATTCAAAATCAGAGGACCTGATTAATATCGGGGCATATAAGCGTGGGACATCGAAGGAAATTGATGAAGCGATTATGTATGAGCCGCTCATTACGGATTTTTTAAAGCAAGGGTATAAAGATAAAATTTCGATCGATCAGACAGTCAATGAAATAATTGCATTATCGAATGGTGGTGCCCGTTAACTATGAAATACAATTATCGTTTTGAAAAAATTCTTGTCGTTAAAGATCAGGAAAAAACGGAATCGGAACTTGCTTTTAAAGAATCGGTTCAAGTGTTTGAAGAAATCGCTACAAAGCTGTATGACCTGTTAAAGAAAAAAGAAGATTTAATCGAGTTTCAGCAGGAACGGTTAATAATAGGATCTTCGATTGATGAAATCAACCACTATTCGAAATTTATCGATAGTATGGAAAAAACAATCCAGGATGTACAGCAAAAAGTAGTGCAGGCACGTGCAAAAATGAATTGGCATGAGCAAAAATTATTGGAAAAAAGTTTGGAAGTACGTAAATATGAAAAAATGCGTGAACGAGATCATGAAAAGTTCAAAGAAGATCAACTTCATATAGAAGCAATACAGTTAGATGAACTTTCAACAATTGCGTATTACAAGAAGGAAATCAGGTGATTCCGTGGCAAAAAAAATAGAAAATACGATGGAACAAGTGGAAGAAATGGAGCTGGAAAGCCAATCTCCAGGTTTTTTCAAAAAGTTTTTCTACCTATTTTTAATCCCGTTCATGTTTCTCATCGCAATTTTATTAATTATTACAACTATGACGGAATATAACGTTTTTAAGATGGCAGACGATGCGATAGAAAAAATCCCGTTCCTCAGCTCGGATGAAAAAGACGGGACAGTAGAAAATAGCGCATTAAATGAACAGAAAGTAGTAGAACTGCAAGCAGAAATTCAGGAGAAAGAAGCGCAAATTTCCCAGCTTCAATCACAAATTGATGCATCAGCGACTGAAAAGGAAGAGCTTTTGACTGAGCAAGAACGATTGCAGTTTGAAATTGAAAAACTTCAGCGGGATCAGGAAGAAACGAAAAAAGAATTCAAAGAGATTCTTTCTACTTTTGAAAAAATGTCTGCAGGAAAAGCGGCACCTATCCTGGTAGAAATGAATGACACAGAAAGCGTGCGTATTTTGTCGGAGATGAAACCCGATACATTATCAGCCATTTTTGCAAAAATGGCGCCAGCAGACGCTGCCCGCTATACAGAGCTTTTATCGCAGCAATAGTCCTTGAATGGAGGGAGGTGTACTAATATGGATATAGCAATGTTACAAACAGTTAAAATACCGAAACAAGATTTCCAGTCAAACACAGTGAAAACAGCGAAGCCAGATGCAAATGCATTTGGAAATGTGTTTAATTCCATAGTCGCAAAGCCGACTCCAACGGCTAAGCAAACGGAACCGTCAGAACCGGTGCTAGCTGAAAGTATTTCTGAAGTTTTGGAAGTGGACTCACTGGAAAGTTTACTCGAGCAATTAGGAGTGGAGATGGATGAGTCGGGGTTATTTGCATTAGTAGGTGAAGAAAGTACACCGGTCGCAATCGACGAACTGATGACGCTGGAAAACTTAACGGAGCTTTTAGGCATGACAAAAGCAGAGTTGAATGAAATTATTGACCAGTTATTAGGCGATTCAAAACAAGACATTACGGATATTTGGACTCTTATCGAACAAGCACCGCAAATTTTAAGTGAAGTATTGGCAACTATGCAGAAGCCTGAGCAAAATAATGTACAGCCTAAGGAATTGCAGCAAATTGTGCAGCTGTTAAAGTTAGCTCAATTAGCGGGAAATAAGGTAGATACGGTCTATCAACAGGAAGTCCAGCTAGCAAGTTTAAAAGATGCATTACTGGCAATGGCAAATGAAACAGGAAAAATTGCAGATACAAAAGACCGTGCAACAAAATTTTCTGACTTTCAGCAAGCAGTAAAACAATCTTCACTACAAACTATTCACAATCCGTCACAACAAGCGGCAAAGGAACCTACACAAAATATACAAAATCAGTCACAGCAAGCAGTGCAGCAATTAACTCAACAGAATACACAAACCCAGTCGCAGCAAAATCAGCAGACAACAGTAAAAGTTGAGACGGATATATTATCGGGCGGTCAATTACAACAGCAAATGACACAAACAAAAACCGTGACACTCACTTTACCTGCTGAGAAGCCGGCTCAGTCGGAGGCATTATTGAAGGAAATTCAAAACCTGATCAATCGCAGCCAGCTTTCTGGACAGTCAGGAAATATGAAATTATTCCTGAAACTGTTTCCGGAAAACCTCGGACAAATCCGAATTGAGTTAGTACAGAAAGATGGTATTATGACTGCTCGATTATTGGCGACAACAGCGATGGGGAAAGAATTGCTTGAAAATAATATCAATCAGTTAAAAGCCGGTTTCGTCGCTCAAAATATTCAAATGGAACGCATCGATGTAGCGCAATCTTTACAGGATGCGGATCGAAATGCACGTGATCAAAACTTCTTTAATAACTTCTTCCGTCAAAAAGATGAAGAAGAACAGGACAATAAGGAAGATACACCTGAAGAAGATAAACTATCGTTTAAAGAACTATTAAGTGAGGAGGCAGAATAAATGGCAAACTCGATTTCAAATGAATATTATTTACCGACAAATAATCCTAATTTCAAAGTGACGGATAAGCAGGATAACGGGGCGCTTGGAAAAGATGCATTTCTGAAAATTTTAATTACACAATTGCAGAATCAGGATCCGACAAGCCCGATGGATGATAAAGAATTCATTTCACAGATGGCGCAATTTTCTTCGCTGGAGCAAATGCAGAATATGACAAAGGCGATGGAGAATCTGCTTGAATCCCAACAACAGTCACAATTGATGAATTATTCGACATTCGTAGGCAAAGAAGTAAAGTGGCACGAAATTACAGATGAAGTGGATGCAGACAATAAGCCGATTTACAACGAGGGGACCGGTGCAATTCAGGAATTGAAATTTGTTGACGGCGAGGCTGTTTTTGTACTGGCTGACGGCAAGGAAATCAAACCGGGCAATATTTCATCGATTCTTGACAGTGGCAGTACGAGTGAAACACAGCCGACAGCTCCAGCTGGAAATCCGTTAGCAGAAGCGAGTCAGATGATTGGACATACCGTTCAATACAAAAATGGTGACCAGGTCATCGAGGCAATTATTGAAGCTATAAAAACAAATAATGTGAATATCGAATATATTCTAAATGACGGATCCCGTATCACAAAAGACCAATTTACAGTGAGTTCTCAAACAGCCCAAAATGAAAATGCAATAGAATAAGAGGTGGGTCTGATGAACCGAGTCAATATTCAACATATACCGTACCATCCACCGATAAAGCCGGTACTAAAGCAAAATACAGAGCAAGTTTCCAAGCAGTCCTTTATGGAGCATTTAAAACAGGCAACCGGTGAGGAATTGAAAATAAGCAAGCATGCTTCAGATCGGTTGAGTGAACGGAATATTTCGATAACGGACCGTGAGTGGCGGCAAATTACAGAAAAAGTTTTTGAGGCAAAGAATAAAGGTGTGAAGCAGCCGTTAGTCCTGCTGGATCAGGCAGCCTTAATTGTAAGTGCAAAAAATGCGACAGTGATTACGGCATTGGATCGTAACGAGGCGAAACAGCAACTTTTTACAAATATTGATGGAACAATCCTATTATAGGCCGGACCTTCAGAAGTAAGGAAGCCTACAGTCGTTGAATGATCGAGACGACTGAACTAATAAACAGATTTGAAAAACGAAGGGAGAACGACATTTTATGTTACGTTCAATGTATTCAGGGATTTCAGGCTTAAAAAACTTTCAGACAAAATTAGACGTGATCGGGAATAATATTTCGAATGTTAATACGTACGGCTACAAGAAAGAACGTACAGTATTTAAAGATTTAATTTCTCAAACACAAGCAGGCGCGTCTGCACCATCAGCAACTCGTGGTGGGGTGAACACGATTCAAGTAGGATTAGGTTCACAACTTGCGGCAATCGACACGATTCACAATGCCGGTTCAATGCAAACGACTGGACGAACTTTGGATTTAGCGATTTCCGGGGACGGTTTCTTCATGGTGGCAGATGCTGCTGACTTTGTTCAGGGCGATCCAGCTGCAGGTGAACCTGCTACGGCTGGAGGATTCACAAATACACTCTATACACGTGCAGGGAATTTCTACATGGATCAAAATGGTTTTGTAGTTAACAGTGATGGTAAATATTTAGTTGGTTTTGCTGCAGATGTAACTGCATATGATGCAATAGATCCGGAGAATGCCCCAGGTTCACAATTTACAGATAACAAACCTGCAGTTGCCGGAGGAATGAATTTGTTGGATCCAGCAACTGGCGAATTACTTCCGGAAGGGAACACAACGGCTTCTCCAATTCGAATTCCAACTACAGCTCAATCAATGAGTATTGCTCAAGATGGATCGGTTTCATTTGTCGATTCAGCAGGGGATCTTCAGTATGCGGGTACAATTGTGCTGGCGAAATTTGCAAATGCAAGTGGTCTTGAAAAAACGGGAGGGAATTATTTCCAAACTACTCCAAACTCAGGAGCGATTTATGCTCAATTAGGAACTCAAGATGGTATCGGTTCGATTAACTCGGGCTTCATGGAAATGTCCAACGTAGACCTTTCTGAAGAATTTACGGAGATGATTGTTGCACAGCGTGGCTTCCAGGCGAACTCTCGTATTATTACAACTTCGGATGAAATTTTACAAGAGCTTGTTAACTTAAAACGATAGTATAATAACTTTATATACTCATTGAAAATTCATTATAGAAGGGGGGCGGGCCGGCTCTCAAATGCAGGTCCGGTCCTATTTCAATGATTGAGGTAACTCGCCTTAACGGTAAAGCTTTTACATTAAATGCTCTATACATAGAAACGGTTGAAGCATTTCCAGACACCCAGATAACGCTGACGACGGGACGTAAATACATTGTGTTAGAAACTGAAGAACAGGTGCGGCAAAAAGTGAAGACATTTTATCGGCATGCCCAGGTTTTATCTAACCCGCACCTTAGAGGTGAAGAAGATGAAGAATAATAAATTATTGACAATTATGGTAATTATATTAGTGACGATTACATTATTCGGTGTTATTGTAGTTGTGCTGTTGACACAGCTCAACAAAGAGAAACCGGATGGTCCGACTATTGATGATATCATCGAATCATCGGTTGACATTCCTGAAATTACGACGAATTTAGCAGATGGAAGTTTTGTCCGAATTACATTGAAAATCCAGGCATCAGATAAAAAAGCTGGTGAAGAGTTATTTAAGCGAGATTTCCAAGTGAAAAATATCGTCATTCAAGAGCTTTCTGAAATGGAAGAAGAAGCTTTGGAAGGTAAGCAAGGAAAAATTACATTCCAGGATGCAATTAAATCTCAAGTAAATGAGTTAATGCAAGAAGGGGAAGTTACGCAAGTGTATATTACTTCATACGTACTTCAGTAATTATTAGTACTACAATTTTAATTTTTGAAATGGAGGTGGGCAAATGGCAGGAGATATAATGTCGCAATCCGAAATTGATGCACTTTTATCAGCGATTTCGACCGGAGAGATGTCTGCAGAAGACATAAAAAAAGAAGATGAAACACGAAAAGTAAAAGTTTATGACTTTAAGCGGGCTCTGCGCTTCTCAAAAGACCAAATCCGAAGTTTGACCCGTATACATGAAAACTTTGCGCGACTGTTAACAACTTTCTTTTCTGCACAGCTAAGAAGTTATGTCCAAATAACAGTTGCATCTGTGGACCAAATACCGTTTGAAGAATTTGTTCGATCAATCCCAAACATGACTTTGATCAATGTATTCGAGGTTCCGCCTTTGGATGGCAATATTTTAATGGAGATTAACCCGAACATTGCCTATTCGATGCTTGATCGACTGATGGGCGGCGCAGGGGGAAGTCATAGCAATGTAAACAATTTAACTGAGATCGAAACGAAAATCATGACGAATTTATTCGAACGTTCTTTTGATAATTTACGTGAAGCTTGGGAAAATGTAGCTGAAATCGATCCTATGCTTGTGGAGCTGGAAGTGAATCCGCAGTTTTTACAAATGATTTCGCCAAATGAAACAGTTGTAGTCATTTCGTTTAATACCATTATCGGGGAAACGACAGGAATGATTAATATTTGTATCCCGCATGTAGTATTGGAGCCTATTGTTCCAAATTTATCAGTTCGATACTGGATGCAGACAAATACGAAGGAAATTTCACCCGAACAATCGAAAATGCTTGAAAATCGTGTGAAACAAGCAAAATTACCGGTTATTGCAGAGTTAGGTTCAACAGATATTACAATTGAAGATTTCCTGACGATGTCGATCGGTGATGTTGTTCCGTTAAATCAAAAAATTGATAATCCGTTAACATTGAAAGTGGGCAGTTTACCGAAATTTACCGTGCAACCGGGGAAACTGAATAATAAAATGGCTGTACAAATTATCGACCCTTTGAAAGGAGGAGACGAAGATGAGTGATGATATGCTCTCCCAAGAAGAAATTGAGGCTCTATTAAGGGGCGAAACACTGGAGGATTTACCAGCGAACACTGAAAGTCCGAAAGAAGAAATTAAAGTTGAGGCTCACTTAACTCCAATCGAAATTGATGCACTAGGTGAGGTAGGTAATATCTCATTCGGCAGTTCGGCAACTGCATTATCTTCATTACTAGGTCAAAAAGTGGATATTACAACACCAAGTATATCAATGATTAACCGAAATCATCTGGAGCAGGAATTCCCGCACCCATATGTTGCTGTGCAAGTAGAATACACAACTGGACTATCAGGAATGAACCTGCTTGTAATCAAACAATCGGATGCTGCAATTATTGCAGACTTGATGCTGGGCGGAGATGGAATCAATCCAAGACCTGAACTAAGTGAAATCCAATTAAGCGCTGTTCAGGAAGCGATGAATCAAATGATGGGTTCAGCTGCGACATCCATGTCAACAGTATTTAACCAAAAGGTGGATATTTCACCACCTACAATTGATTTGCTGAACATTTCACAAAATGAAGGCACTGAAACGATCCCGACGGATGAGTTATTAGTTAAAATTTCATTCAGATTGCGTATCGGTGAACTGATTGATTCGAATTTAATGCAATTACTACCTTTAAAGTTTAGTAAAAAGATAGTAAAGTCATTAATGGGAGAAACTGATGAGCCTCTCACTGCAACAACAACAGTGGAGCCTAAGCCAGTTCAGCCAGAACAACAGCAGCCATTGCAAGAGACTCAACAACCGACTGCACAGCAACCTATGTATGAACAACCGGTGCAACAGCCGGTCTATCAGCAACCGGTGCAACAGCAAGCATATCAGCAACCTGTATATGAACAGCCAGTTTATCAGCAGCCTGCTTATACAGCGCCACCTGCCAATATACAGCAAGCTCAATTTGCCAGCTTCGAACCGGCAAATATTACACAGTCGGAAGCACGCAACTTGAATATGCTGCTTGATATTCCGTTGCAAGTTACAGTTGAGCTGGGCCGGACTAAACGTTCAGTAAAAGAAATACTCGAACTTTCCAGCGGGTCTATTATAGAATTAGATA
This genomic window contains:
- the fliI gene encoding flagellar protein export ATPase FliI, giving the protein MKMTQLVEQIPNLNTFKKYGRVTRVVGLMIESQGPESSIGDVCKIHIQTSKNGPQVMLAEVVGFKDEIVILMPYSSLKEISIGCLVEGTGSPLEVKVGPELIGKVLDAMGNPFDGQPLPKGLMTVPTEKEPPNPLSRPPINEQLEVGVKAIDGMLTVGSGQRVGIFAGSGVGKSTLLGMIARNTEADINVIALVGERGREVREFIERDLGPEGLQRSVVVAATSDQPALMRIKAAFTATAIAEYFRDHGRNVMLMMDSVTRVAMAQREIGLAIGEPPATRGYTPSVFAILPTLLERSGTNIHGTITAFYTVLVDGDDMNEPIADAVRGILDGHIVLDRNLANKGQYPAINVLKSVSRLMNHIAQPEHVRAASRLRELYYSYSKSEDLINIGAYKRGTSKEIDEAIMYEPLITDFLKQGYKDKISIDQTVNEIIALSNGGAR
- the fliE gene encoding flagellar hook-basal body complex protein FliE, translated to MAINPITFMSPAQPMNEINVQNQLTPANAQQQFADTLKEAIASVNEHQKTSDTMTQKLINGGDVDLFEVMIAAQKASVTLNTTIEVRNKAVEAYQEIMRMSV
- the flgC gene encoding flagellar basal body rod protein FlgC; translated protein: MSIFHSMNTTASALTSQRLRMDVISSNIANVDTTRAKQVNGEWEPYRKKSVTLKEQQGQFSSFLNMAIGKTVKSGVGAGVKVSSIKEDTETPFKLAYDPSHPDANAEGYVQMSNVDVLKEMVDLISASRSYEANVTAFNANKNMLTKALEIGKG
- the fliG gene encoding flagellar motor switch protein FliG — protein: MSKKDKDLSGKQKAALLLISLGPEVSASVYKHLSEEEIERLTLEISSVKKVESTVKEEIIEEFHQIALAQDYITQGGIGYAKTVLEKALGAEQAQAILNRLTSSLQVRPFDFARKADPAQIFNFIQNEHPQTIALILSYLEPGQAGVILSSLPQEVQADIAKRIAIMESTSPEVISEIESVLERKLSSTVTQDYTETGGVDAVVEVLNGVDRQTEKTILDALEIQDPELAEEIKKRMFVFEDIVTLDNRSIQRVIRDCENEDLLLSMKVSSDEVKDIIFRNMSQRMADTFREEMDIMGPVRLRDVEEAQSRIVAVIRRLEDAGEIIIARGGGDDVIV
- the fliJ gene encoding flagellar export protein FliJ, which translates into the protein MKYNYRFEKILVVKDQEKTESELAFKESVQVFEEIATKLYDLLKKKEDLIEFQQERLIIGSSIDEINHYSKFIDSMEKTIQDVQQKVVQARAKMNWHEQKLLEKSLEVRKYEKMRERDHEKFKEDQLHIEAIQLDELSTIAYYKKEIR
- the fliH gene encoding flagellar assembly protein FliH; translation: MSKIIRSTNAQQPEDSSIVEIKLQNFFEPIHYGKTEDEQLEELSQQKSIDIEAERQQLLEQANYEIEQQKAQFEQYRTEQLAAIEALKQSWEEEKLILQQEAYDAGFAQGYEDGVQKANANMQQSIQAANETMANAQKNAASYIESQEAVLLDLALTAAERIIHTTLDREDEIFVSIVRRGLKEAREMKEIKLYVSPKYHPIVTEHQKELAEMFPVNVPFMVFVNEDLLDSESYIETNHGRIVVSIDEQLQELRRQLYELIESKE
- the fliF gene encoding flagellar basal-body MS-ring/collar protein FliF, which produces MNERLTKIKSDSTGFWKSRTKNQKGALLGAFVAVVAVAAIITYFSTRTTMAPLFPEMSQAEVGRITEVLTSQGVTYEVTNGGTVILVPENQVQDLQVSLAAQGYPDSGEIDTSFFTSNAGFGMTDNEFNVIKQATIETDLANLVRKFEGVKDASVMISLPEEGVFLKDAKGEAKAAIVLNTAPGHKFSDDQIKGLFNLVSMSIPNLPKENITIMNQYSEYYDLASAESGGGGIDSVTGQMEVKKTIERDLQRQVQQMLGTLIGPDKVVVNVSADIDFKKENREENLIRPVDEENMAGIEISAQRITETYSGGTAGAAEGTTEAGSVTDNFVDYVEGTNGDGDYERVEETINNDVNRIRREIQESPYKIRNLGIQVMVDPPSTEEGFDQGVRTDIEQILSTIVRTSIDQEAAGNLTDEDIANRIVVSVQQFQGNDAAEDQPQSVIPWWVWVIGGILVVAIILLVVSMLRARRRKQDEEEQEILEQQQQLIEIEDISEEKETEATVRRKQLEKMAKDKPEDFAKLLRSWIAED
- a CDS encoding MotE family protein, with amino-acid sequence MNFQQLRITRRKSGDSVAKKIENTMEQVEEMELESQSPGFFKKFFYLFLIPFMFLIAILLIITTMTEYNVFKMADDAIEKIPFLSSDEKDGTVENSALNEQKVVELQAEIQEKEAQISQLQSQIDASATEKEELLTEQERLQFEIEKLQRDQEETKKEFKEILSTFEKMSAGKAAPILVEMNDTESVRILSEMKPDTLSAIFAKMAPADAARYTELLSQQ